In Candidatus Contubernalis alkalaceticus, the following proteins share a genomic window:
- the glnA gene encoding type I glutamate--ammonia ligase, with protein MIEKEKIKFIRLQFTDIFGQLKNVSINSKQLDQALNNQVMFDGSSIKGFVRVEESDMYLAPDPSTFTIFPWRSARGTKTARLICDVHTPEGEPFEGCPRSVMKKILKELKDIGYQLFVGPEVEFFLFETDENGNHSTRTHDKAGYFDLAPTDLGEDARRDICLTLEEMGFEIEASHHEAAPGQHEVDFKYSDALTAADNVSTFKLVVKTVAKEHGLHATFIPKPMTCENGNCMHLNMSLFQNGVNVFRSEEDEKGLSQNAYYYIGGLLKHAREFAAITNPTVNSYKRLMPGFEAPTHIAWGEGNRSPLVRVPAARGEATRIELRNPDATANHYLAFAAVLKAGMEGIRNKIDPPDCCCENMYDLDGKTQKRRGIKKFPENLNEAVQELENSLLMKETVGEHIYKLYLKAKKREWKEYSKAVHQWELNRYMEM; from the coding sequence ATGATTGAAAAGGAGAAGATTAAATTTATTCGGCTGCAGTTTACGGATATTTTCGGGCAATTGAAAAACGTATCTATCAATTCCAAGCAGTTGGATCAGGCCCTGAATAATCAGGTGATGTTTGACGGTTCTTCTATAAAAGGGTTTGTTCGGGTAGAGGAATCGGATATGTATCTGGCACCGGACCCTTCTACTTTTACCATATTTCCCTGGAGGTCAGCGAGAGGGACGAAAACAGCACGACTTATATGTGATGTCCACACTCCAGAAGGGGAACCCTTTGAGGGCTGTCCCCGTAGTGTAATGAAAAAAATTCTAAAGGAATTAAAAGACATAGGTTATCAGCTGTTTGTGGGACCGGAGGTAGAGTTTTTTCTTTTTGAAACCGATGAAAATGGCAATCACAGTACTCGTACCCACGATAAAGCCGGATATTTTGACCTTGCCCCCACAGATTTAGGGGAAGATGCCCGGAGAGATATATGCCTTACCCTGGAGGAGATGGGTTTTGAAATAGAAGCGTCTCATCATGAAGCGGCTCCGGGGCAGCATGAAGTAGATTTTAAATACAGCGATGCTTTGACTGCCGCAGATAATGTTTCTACATTTAAGCTGGTGGTAAAAACAGTGGCCAAGGAACACGGCCTGCATGCCACTTTTATTCCTAAACCTATGACATGCGAAAACGGCAACTGCATGCATTTAAACATGTCTCTCTTTCAAAATGGAGTAAACGTTTTCCGCTCTGAAGAAGATGAAAAGGGATTAAGCCAAAATGCCTATTATTATATCGGGGGCCTTTTGAAGCATGCCCGGGAGTTTGCTGCCATCACTAACCCCACTGTGAATTCATATAAAAGACTGATGCCCGGTTTTGAAGCGCCTACACATATTGCCTGGGGTGAGGGAAACCGCAGTCCTTTGGTCAGAGTTCCTGCTGCCCGGGGCGAGGCAACCCGAATCGAACTGAGGAATCCCGATGCTACGGCAAACCACTACCTGGCCTTTGCTGCTGTTTTAAAGGCAGGAATGGAAGGAATAAGAAATAAAATTGATCCTCCCGACTGCTGCTGTGAAAATATGTATGATTTGGATGGTAAAACTCAAAAGCGCCGGGGAATTAAAAAATTTCCCGAGAATTTAAATGAAGCTGTACAGGAATTGGAAAACAGCCTGTTGATGAAAGAAACTGTGGGTGAACACATTTACAAACTCTATCTGAAAGCCAAAAAACGGGAATGGAAGGAGTACAGTAAAGCCGTTCACCAATGGGAACTCAATCGCTACATGGAAATGTAA
- the rlmH gene encoding 23S rRNA (pseudouridine(1915)-N(3))-methyltransferase RlmH — protein MHIKIIAVGRLKEKYLLQGVSEYSKRLKKYARVEILEISDEKVSEKFSPAQEETLLKKEGERILKLLEPGSFLVVMALEGKQLSSEQLAEKMEGLALGGRSKIFFVIGGALGLSPTVKKRADLLLSFSPMTFPHQLTRLILLEQLYRAFKIIKSEPYHK, from the coding sequence ATGCATATAAAAATTATTGCCGTGGGCAGGTTAAAGGAAAAGTATTTGCTGCAGGGAGTTTCAGAGTACTCAAAGCGCTTGAAGAAATATGCCCGGGTGGAGATATTGGAGATATCTGATGAGAAGGTCTCCGAAAAATTTTCTCCTGCTCAGGAAGAAACATTATTAAAAAAAGAAGGAGAGCGGATTCTTAAATTGCTGGAACCGGGCTCCTTCTTAGTTGTAATGGCGCTGGAGGGAAAGCAGCTGTCTTCGGAACAGCTGGCGGAAAAAATGGAAGGGTTGGCCCTGGGGGGCCGAAGTAAAATATTTTTTGTTATCGGTGGCGCCTTGGGTTTATCCCCAACAGTAAAAAAAAGGGCAGATCTGCTTCTCTCCTTCTCCCCCATGACCTTCCCTCACCAGCTTACCCGATTAATTCTCCTGGAACAGCTGTACCGGGCTTTTAAAATTATTAAAAGTGAACCATACCACAAGTGA
- a CDS encoding S1C family serine protease, translated as MRCVFKMDSFDNYQRKSSKNKMPVYFIMIIMGMVIGGFLVSFFLPDILDRRESLNGDRPPVDWEIPEEHEEPEYYEYQNTAVVKAAEKVTPSVVGITNMAVAYDFFQGDSRLQEVAGGSGVIIDSAGYIATNNHVIADADEIVVTLYNGEELIAEVIGTDPATDLAVLKIEQTGLPAASFSDSDKVLVGELAIAIGNPLGLAFQHSVTVGYISALQRSMRIGEQNFSFIQTDAAINAGNSGGPLVNAVGEVVGINTAKINITGVEGMGFAIPSNTVKKIVNDLIEHGRIIRPWIGIYIREIDEKIAEEMQLPVGYGLIVEEVISGGPAQKAGLEPRDIITDIEGEKIQTFDRLREVINQYKVGQKVNIKIMRKDTEIEVGLIFEEMP; from the coding sequence GTGAGGTGTGTTTTTAAGATGGATTCCTTTGACAACTACCAGAGAAAGTCTTCAAAAAACAAAATGCCTGTTTATTTTATAATGATTATTATGGGGATGGTCATCGGTGGGTTCTTAGTATCCTTTTTTCTTCCGGATATACTTGACCGCAGAGAATCCTTGAACGGGGACAGGCCTCCAGTGGATTGGGAAATTCCTGAGGAACATGAAGAGCCGGAGTACTATGAATACCAAAACACCGCTGTTGTCAAGGCAGCTGAAAAAGTAACGCCCTCTGTGGTAGGCATTACCAACATGGCTGTGGCGTATGACTTCTTTCAAGGGGACTCTCGATTGCAGGAAGTGGCCGGCGGTTCTGGAGTAATTATTGATTCCGCCGGTTATATTGCTACCAACAATCATGTAATAGCTGATGCCGATGAGATTGTGGTTACTCTATACAATGGAGAAGAACTAATTGCCGAAGTAATTGGGACGGATCCTGCTACAGACCTGGCAGTACTTAAGATTGAGCAAACCGGGCTTCCCGCAGCCAGTTTTAGCGACTCAGACAAAGTATTGGTAGGGGAACTGGCCATCGCTATCGGCAATCCCTTGGGCCTTGCCTTTCAGCATTCGGTAACCGTGGGATATATCAGTGCCCTTCAGCGTTCCATGCGGATTGGAGAACAGAATTTTTCATTTATACAGACAGATGCCGCCATTAATGCCGGCAACAGTGGAGGCCCTTTGGTTAATGCCGTAGGTGAAGTTGTCGGTATTAATACTGCAAAAATAAATATCACCGGTGTTGAGGGTATGGGGTTTGCCATTCCCAGCAACACAGTTAAGAAAATTGTCAATGACCTGATCGAACACGGCAGGATAATCCGTCCCTGGATAGGGATTTATATTCGTGAAATTGATGAAAAAATCGCAGAGGAAATGCAATTACCTGTGGGATATGGGCTGATTGTGGAGGAAGTGATAAGCGGAGGCCCGGCCCAGAAAGCAGGTTTAGAACCCAGGGATATCATCACGGATATTGAGGGTGAAAAAATTCAGACTTTTGACCGGCTCCGGGAAGTAATTAACCAGTATAAGGTGGGGCAAAAGGTGAACATTAAAATAATGAGAAAAGATACAGAGATAGAAGTGGGCCTGATTTTTGAAGAGATGCCATAG
- a CDS encoding histidine phosphatase family protein: MELFLVRHGQTKANKENRFQGCIDYPLSQTGKREAQQAALRLASISLDVIYSSPLVRAYDTAQIIANAQHKDVRVLTSLKEFRWGVIEGLTREEIQQKHPGLAYSLKKGFQKSSIPGQEPIDIFWNRVNRTINFLCGAHAGKRVLVVSHGRFLNAFAASFFNMSICNSWPFRFSHGSLSLFEVNREGRRVLIFFNDTCHLGETPYCPLS, encoded by the coding sequence TTGGAACTTTTTCTAGTGAGGCACGGTCAAACAAAAGCCAATAAAGAAAACCGTTTTCAGGGGTGTATAGATTATCCCTTGAGTCAGACAGGGAAAAGGGAGGCTCAGCAGGCCGCCCTAAGACTGGCTTCCATTTCCTTAGATGTTATTTACAGTAGTCCCTTAGTTCGCGCTTATGATACCGCACAAATTATTGCCAATGCACAGCATAAGGATGTCAGGGTATTAACTTCTTTAAAGGAGTTCCGCTGGGGCGTCATTGAGGGTTTAACCCGGGAGGAGATTCAGCAGAAGCACCCCGGTTTGGCTTACAGCTTAAAGAAGGGGTTCCAAAAGTCATCCATCCCCGGGCAGGAGCCCATAGATATTTTTTGGAATCGAGTAAACCGTACTATAAATTTTCTATGTGGTGCCCATGCGGGTAAACGGGTTCTGGTAGTAAGCCATGGGCGGTTTTTGAATGCATTTGCGGCGTCTTTTTTTAATATGAGTATTTGTAATAGCTGGCCCTTTCGTTTTTCTCATGGTTCACTTTCCCTATTTGAAGTGAACAGAGAAGGCAGGAGGGTTTTGATTTTTTTTAACGATACCTGTCACCTGGGGGAAACCCCTTATTGTCCCCTTTCCTGA
- a CDS encoding UDP-N-acetylglucosamine 1-carboxyvinyltransferase, which yields MEQLVVNGGVSLEGEVVTSGAKNSSVAILPAALMAGSPVTIENLPLIDDIITLKELIQFLGAEVQTNGYGSLTVDPQKANSFEAPYELVSKLRASYYFLGSLLTRFKKAIIPLPGGCPLGPRPMDQHIKGFQALGARVEIRHGCIHMEAEQLNGTEIYLDIVSVGATINLMLASVTAQGKTILENVAKEPEIVDIANFLNAMGADIVGAGTDVIKITGVKKLGGTNHMVIPDRIEAGTFILAAASTNSSVLVKEVIPKHLEAVTAKLKELGVDLDVGEDWIHVNGCSCPKPISIKTFPYPGFPTDLQSVIMPIMTKAKGPSMITENVFEARYKHVDELKRMGANILVEGRTAIIEGGESLSGAPVRATDLRAGAGLIIAGLMAKGETIISGVDHIDRGYENIEEKFNKLGAGIKRITEE from the coding sequence ATGGAACAACTGGTTGTGAACGGAGGAGTTTCTCTTGAAGGGGAAGTGGTAACCAGTGGGGCTAAGAATTCTTCCGTAGCTATTCTGCCCGCTGCCCTGATGGCAGGTTCTCCGGTAACTATAGAAAATCTCCCCTTAATAGACGATATAATTACACTAAAAGAGTTAATTCAATTTCTGGGAGCGGAAGTGCAAACTAATGGATACGGCAGTTTAACCGTTGATCCCCAAAAAGCTAATAGCTTTGAGGCTCCCTATGAACTGGTCAGCAAGCTTAGAGCATCTTATTATTTTTTAGGAAGCCTGCTTACTCGTTTTAAAAAGGCGATTATCCCCCTGCCTGGAGGGTGTCCCTTGGGGCCCCGTCCCATGGACCAGCACATAAAAGGTTTTCAAGCCCTGGGAGCCAGGGTGGAAATACGGCACGGCTGTATCCATATGGAAGCAGAACAGCTCAATGGCACAGAAATTTATCTGGATATAGTCAGTGTAGGCGCTACTATTAATCTTATGTTGGCATCAGTTACGGCCCAGGGAAAAACTATTTTGGAAAATGTGGCTAAGGAGCCTGAAATAGTAGATATTGCTAACTTTTTAAATGCCATGGGCGCTGATATTGTGGGCGCCGGTACCGATGTTATTAAAATCACCGGAGTTAAAAAATTGGGGGGGACAAACCACATGGTTATCCCTGACCGCATAGAAGCCGGCACCTTTATTTTGGCCGCGGCCAGCACTAACAGCAGTGTGCTTGTGAAAGAAGTAATACCCAAGCATTTGGAAGCAGTTACTGCCAAGCTTAAGGAGTTGGGGGTGGATTTGGATGTGGGAGAAGATTGGATTCATGTAAATGGCTGCTCATGTCCTAAACCCATAAGTATAAAGACTTTTCCTTATCCCGGGTTTCCTACGGACCTTCAGTCTGTAATTATGCCCATTATGACCAAGGCTAAAGGCCCCAGTATGATTACAGAGAATGTATTTGAGGCCCGCTATAAACATGTAGATGAGCTAAAAAGAATGGGAGCTAATATATTGGTGGAGGGAAGAACAGCCATTATAGAGGGAGGGGAAAGCCTCTCCGGGGCACCGGTTAGGGCAACGGACCTTCGAGCCGGAGCCGGTTTGATTATTGCTGGATTGATGGCTAAGGGTGAAACTATAATCAGTGGGGTAGATCATATTGATCGAGGATACGAAAACATAGAGGAAAAATTTAACAAGCTGGGAGCGGGCATAAAAAGGATAACTGAGGAGTAA
- the yycI gene encoding two-component system regulatory protein YycI: MEWSKAKNILIMIFLALNLFLGYSLWEDIYLNYPSRIISQKEIEEAEARLEAVNLELKINISPQIFTMSFLTVSNQEQQGEILAEKLLDPEQPFSFNKGTEGTPQVYRQDKNQIYIWENGRVIFTREPMVDLEQSQDEVLEEGAAISLAEEYLENAQLLPVDARLEEVHSIGDNRYQIRYNQVYKNQTLYGGYLLVQITPRGLEQFELYWLDPQGFSGQEMNNISAAAALGRLADSLEPFSERTAVESMNIGYYSEVFDAQKWDMVPVWRIRLSNRRTYYINAYTGELEGIEEL; the protein is encoded by the coding sequence ATGGAATGGTCTAAAGCAAAAAACATTTTAATTATGATATTCCTGGCATTAAATCTGTTTTTAGGTTACAGCCTATGGGAAGATATTTATTTGAATTATCCCTCTCGGATAATATCTCAGAAGGAAATAGAAGAGGCTGAGGCCCGCCTGGAGGCAGTTAACCTGGAATTAAAGATTAATATTTCCCCTCAGATTTTTACTATGTCTTTTCTTACCGTCAGCAACCAGGAACAGCAGGGAGAAATTTTGGCGGAAAAGTTGCTTGATCCGGAACAACCCTTTAGCTTTAATAAGGGAACAGAAGGAACTCCTCAGGTTTATCGCCAGGATAAAAATCAGATTTATATCTGGGAAAACGGAAGGGTTATTTTTACCCGGGAACCCATGGTCGATCTGGAACAATCTCAAGATGAAGTCCTGGAGGAAGGGGCTGCAATTTCTTTAGCCGAGGAATATCTGGAGAACGCACAGCTTCTTCCCGTGGATGCCAGGTTAGAGGAGGTTCATTCTATTGGGGATAATCGTTACCAGATAAGGTATAATCAAGTTTACAAGAATCAAACCCTATATGGTGGTTACCTCTTGGTTCAGATAACACCCCGGGGATTGGAGCAGTTTGAATTATACTGGCTTGACCCTCAAGGTTTTAGCGGGCAGGAAATGAATAATATTTCAGCGGCGGCAGCCTTGGGAAGACTGGCGGACAGTCTGGAGCCCTTTTCAGAGAGAACTGCCGTGGAGTCCATGAACATTGGCTATTATAGTGAAGTTTTTGATGCCCAAAAATGGGACATGGTCCCTGTTTGGCGCATTCGGTTATCCAATAGAAGGACATACTATATAAATGCCTATACCGGGGAGTTGGAGGGGATAGAAGAACTGTAA
- a CDS encoding two-component system activity regulator YycH — protein sequence MWEKIKSFLLVFLILLSTAMSYRLWFGSPNYEAIILPIFERFPTGQESSAVNLLLPEKIIYYQAVDLPQIQEESLSPVNQEEQEGQEEQEGQEEQEGLEEQEGQEEQEGQEEQEGQEEQEGQEEQEGQEEQEMTPLNEVEEALVTTGLTGGGIYSYNFSQPNFGRLWEAFTYHLLRVDNISLSLVNSEEISFRLKERRNSSLELSFTAPFDAELFFSSMESTLDMQELPLIQNIFIFWEEEPMTFFQTSQGSTYQVSWDNNFSFLFNEVKELTSTKEPDHFLLSELADTVPFILENQLIFEEMYVPVQNPLLPDFNLSRDFARGEELAKMFFVDLSLVRQIKERDEAIIFTDGQKGLRISSLGMIEFTAPLESDVGKRLSYRNALEIGTKYVNLYVALPEEISLRIMELKPVALNNKEYYQMKLNAYYGGLVLDPESFILEMTYDEQGLVSYTCQSYTIKSNKEELVEVQLEKALSAVQSSLPELFQGETARRITGVNLTYMVIEDGLEELLQPFWNIEIDEKYLVMVNARSGEVTSMKDVN from the coding sequence ATGTGGGAGAAAATTAAATCCTTTTTGCTGGTGTTTTTAATACTCCTAAGTACGGCCATGAGTTATCGGCTGTGGTTTGGTTCACCCAATTATGAGGCTATAATTTTACCCATCTTTGAACGTTTCCCAACAGGACAAGAATCCTCTGCAGTAAATCTGCTGCTTCCGGAAAAAATAATATACTATCAAGCTGTAGATTTGCCCCAAATACAGGAAGAGTCTTTATCCCCGGTGAATCAGGAAGAACAGGAAGGCCAGGAAGAACAGGAAGGCCAGGAAGAACAGGAAGGCTTGGAAGAACAGGAAGGCCAGGAAGAGCAGGAAGGCCAGGAAGAGCAGGAAGGCCAGGAAGAGCAGGAAGGCCAGGAAGAGCAGGAAGGCCAGGAAGAACAGGAAATGACGCCCTTGAACGAAGTTGAGGAAGCTCTTGTTACGACAGGTTTAACCGGGGGAGGAATTTACTCCTATAACTTTTCACAGCCTAATTTCGGCAGGCTTTGGGAAGCCTTTACATATCACCTTCTTAGAGTAGACAATATTTCCCTATCCCTGGTAAATTCGGAGGAAATAAGCTTCAGATTGAAAGAGAGAAGGAATTCTTCCCTGGAGTTATCTTTCACTGCTCCCTTTGATGCAGAATTATTCTTTTCCTCAATGGAAAGCACTTTAGATATGCAGGAGCTTCCGCTGATCCAAAATATCTTTATTTTTTGGGAGGAGGAACCAATGACTTTTTTTCAAACTTCTCAGGGGAGCACTTATCAAGTCAGTTGGGATAACAATTTTTCCTTTCTCTTTAACGAAGTAAAGGAACTGACTTCAACCAAAGAACCAGACCATTTCCTTTTGTCTGAGCTGGCGGATACAGTTCCATTTATCCTGGAAAATCAACTGATATTTGAGGAAATGTATGTCCCTGTTCAAAACCCTCTTCTTCCGGACTTTAATCTCAGCAGGGACTTTGCCAGGGGGGAGGAGCTTGCAAAAATGTTTTTTGTAGACCTTTCCCTGGTCAGGCAAATTAAAGAAAGAGATGAAGCCATTATTTTTACCGACGGGCAGAAAGGGCTGCGGATTAGCTCCCTGGGAATGATTGAATTTACCGCTCCCCTTGAGAGCGATGTGGGAAAAAGACTATCCTATCGTAATGCTCTAGAAATAGGGACCAAGTATGTCAATCTGTATGTGGCCCTGCCTGAGGAAATAAGTTTGAGGATAATGGAACTTAAACCTGTTGCTCTAAATAACAAAGAATACTATCAAATGAAGTTGAACGCTTATTATGGCGGCCTGGTCTTAGACCCGGAAAGTTTTATTTTGGAAATGACTTATGACGAACAGGGGCTGGTAAGCTATACTTGTCAAAGTTACACTATAAAGTCTAATAAAGAAGAACTTGTGGAAGTCCAATTGGAAAAAGCCCTGTCAGCAGTTCAGTCAAGCTTGCCGGAATTGTTCCAGGGAGAAACTGCCAGGAGGATAACCGGTGTCAATCTAACTTACATGGTGATAGAGGATGGATTGGAAGAACTGCTTCAGCCTTTTTGGAACATAGAAATTGATGAGAAGTATCTGGTTATGGTTAATGCCCGAAGCGGAGAAGTGACGAGTATGAAAGATGTGAATTAA
- a CDS encoding ATP-binding protein — protein MFKSMQWKIVLMYSLLILFAMQFFGFYLLQGIEEYYLNDFSASLETQGELLASFVRRHLVDEQAELYIHDLVKGFGLQAGTEIMVLDGFGRVISSNNEDTELLGRRIVHQEVTRALTGHKSEDLRIVPDTNQRSKYLALPVKSGQNVVGVIYLVGSLEGLDNTLGQIRRILLTGGLLVMTITACLGFVLAKTITVPIQFLTSKAEKMASGDFSQKIIVKEDDEIGQLGMMFNHLAQQLDETLKEISSEKSKSEAILNYMTDGILAFSRQGILIHMNPAAQQMLGIHDGQPVEEYANKLLIQMFPQGDYWSSMEEKEQLVSEFTWGEQEEKVLKAFFAPFKTREGSLTGFLVVLHNITRERKLSQLQQEFVANVSHELRTPLTTIKSYVEALVENPMDDRNLQSKFLRVVKNETDRMVRLVQDLLTLSRLDYRQVRWKKEWVDIKKLAEETVELAAVELEELGIFWSIKFPNYLPPLYLDRDRIKQVLLNLLNNAQQYTPSQGSITLEIEVETDKVIISLEDTGCGIPEEDLPRVFERFYRVDKTRSRDYGGTGLGLPIARQIIEAHGGQMIIVSNLDQGTRVSFILPQDLDQEEGDKFYVGEN, from the coding sequence ATGTTTAAAAGCATGCAGTGGAAAATCGTGCTCATGTACAGCCTTCTCATTCTTTTTGCCATGCAGTTTTTTGGGTTTTACCTTTTACAGGGAATCGAGGAATACTATTTAAATGATTTTTCTGCATCTCTGGAGACCCAGGGAGAGCTTTTAGCAAGTTTTGTCCGGAGGCACCTGGTAGATGAACAGGCGGAGTTATACATACACGACCTGGTAAAGGGTTTTGGGCTCCAGGCCGGAACAGAAATTATGGTGTTGGATGGCTTTGGCAGGGTTATTAGCAGTAACAATGAAGACACCGAACTTTTGGGCAGAAGGATAGTGCATCAGGAGGTGACCCGGGCTCTAACCGGTCACAAGAGTGAAGATTTAAGAATCGTACCGGACACCAACCAGAGGAGTAAATACCTGGCGCTTCCGGTAAAATCAGGGCAGAATGTAGTGGGAGTAATTTATCTGGTGGGTTCTCTGGAAGGCCTGGATAATACCTTGGGACAAATTCGGAGAATTCTACTCACCGGAGGACTTTTGGTCATGACTATAACTGCCTGCCTGGGCTTTGTCCTGGCTAAGACTATTACAGTCCCCATACAGTTCCTTACCTCTAAAGCTGAAAAGATGGCCTCTGGAGATTTCAGTCAAAAAATCATAGTAAAAGAAGACGATGAGATCGGGCAGTTGGGCATGATGTTTAATCACCTGGCACAGCAGCTGGACGAAACCTTAAAAGAGATTTCTTCGGAAAAAAGTAAAAGTGAGGCAATTCTCAATTATATGACAGACGGGATTTTGGCTTTTAGCCGTCAGGGAATTTTAATTCATATGAACCCGGCAGCCCAGCAGATGCTGGGTATACATGATGGGCAGCCTGTTGAAGAATACGCTAATAAGCTATTGATTCAGATGTTTCCTCAAGGGGATTATTGGAGTAGTATGGAGGAGAAAGAACAGTTGGTTTCAGAGTTTACCTGGGGTGAGCAGGAGGAAAAAGTGCTTAAAGCTTTTTTTGCCCCTTTCAAAACCCGCGAGGGCTCTTTAACCGGTTTTTTAGTAGTGCTGCACAATATAACCCGGGAAAGAAAATTAAGCCAACTGCAGCAGGAGTTTGTGGCCAATGTTTCTCATGAACTGAGGACACCCCTTACCACCATAAAAAGCTATGTGGAAGCATTGGTGGAAAACCCCATGGATGACCGAAATTTACAGTCAAAGTTTCTTCGGGTGGTGAAAAACGAGACTGATAGGATGGTGCGCCTGGTTCAGGATTTGCTTACCCTGTCAAGGTTGGACTACCGACAGGTACGTTGGAAAAAAGAGTGGGTAGATATAAAAAAATTGGCAGAAGAAACTGTTGAGCTGGCAGCGGTGGAGCTGGAAGAATTAGGCATTTTTTGGAGCATTAAGTTTCCCAATTATCTTCCTCCCCTCTATTTGGACAGGGACCGCATCAAACAGGTACTTTTAAATCTGCTGAACAATGCCCAGCAGTATACTCCCTCCCAGGGCAGTATAACCTTGGAGATAGAAGTGGAGACAGACAAAGTTATCATTAGTTTGGAGGATACCGGCTGCGGTATTCCTGAGGAGGATCTCCCTCGGGTATTTGAAAGGTTTTATCGAGTGGATAAGACCCGCTCCCGGGATTACGGCGGCACCGGTTTGGGACTGCCTATTGCCCGTCAGATTATAGAAGCCCATGGAGGCCAGATGATAATTGTCAGTAATTTGGACCAGGGAACCCGGGTAAGTTTTATTCTCCCTCAGGACCTGGACCAGGAAGAAGGTGACAAATTTTATGTGGGAGAAAATTAA
- a CDS encoding response regulator has product MQAKILVVDDEKPIADIIMYNLEQEGFTVLTAYDGEEAVNITFREKPDLVILDIMLPKKDGFTVCREIRKRLSVPIIMLTAKETETDKVLGLELGADDYVTKPFGTRELIARVRAILRRTEGSMPGQEIIKCGSIEINQNTIEVRKGGRLLELTYREFELLTYLVRNAGCVITRSKLLSDVWGHDYYGDDRTVDVTVRRLREKVEEDPSRPDYICTKRGIGYYLRRQEHV; this is encoded by the coding sequence ATGCAGGCAAAAATCCTGGTGGTAGATGATGAAAAACCTATTGCCGACATAATTATGTATAACCTGGAACAGGAAGGATTTACGGTTTTAACCGCCTATGATGGAGAAGAAGCGGTAAACATTACCTTTAGGGAAAAACCCGACCTGGTAATTTTAGATATCATGCTTCCTAAAAAGGATGGGTTTACAGTTTGTCGAGAAATTCGAAAAAGGCTTTCTGTCCCCATTATTATGCTGACCGCCAAAGAAACGGAAACGGACAAGGTGTTGGGGTTGGAATTGGGAGCCGATGATTACGTAACCAAACCTTTTGGAACCCGGGAACTGATTGCCCGGGTCAGGGCCATATTAAGAAGGACCGAGGGCAGCATGCCGGGTCAGGAGATTATTAAGTGCGGCAGCATAGAAATAAACCAGAATACCATAGAAGTTAGAAAAGGCGGTCGATTGTTAGAATTGACCTACCGGGAATTTGAACTGCTTACATATCTGGTCAGAAATGCTGGCTGTGTGATTACCCGAAGCAAACTCTTATCCGATGTATGGGGTCATGATTATTATGGTGATGATCGTACCGTAGATGTAACGGTGCGGCGCCTTCGGGAAAAGGTGGAGGAAGACCCCAGCCGACCGGATTATATTTGCACCAAAAGAGGTATTGGTTACTATTTGAGGAGGCAGGAACATGTTTAA